From Dromaius novaehollandiae isolate bDroNov1 chromosome 15, bDroNov1.hap1, whole genome shotgun sequence, a single genomic window includes:
- the MXD3 gene encoding max dimerization protein 3 has protein sequence MEPAPSSIQVLLQAAEFLERREGRAAAAAGTGVARPPSCLAEAEHGYASLCPARRPPRPRKAVGSFRSVHNALEKHRRAQLRRCLEQLKQQVPVGTERARSTTLSLLHHARLHIQRLEEQELRARRVKDRLRCEQQSLQQRLEQLLSPPSSERTRVDSLGSSQLSEHSGSDGEEVEIDVDGAVFGGDLLASFSTGRDHSYSSPRGPWS, from the exons ATGGAGCCGGCCCCCAGCAGCATCCAGGTGCTCCTGCAGGCGGCTGAGTTCCTGGAGCGCCGAGAGGGccgggcggccgctgccgccggtACCGGTGTCGCCCGCCCCCCGTCGTGCCTTGCCGAGGCCGAGCACGGCTACGCCTCGCTgtgccccgcgcggcgcccgccgcggccccgcaagGCCGTGGGCAGCTTCAG GTCGGTGCACAACGCGCTGGAGAAGCACAG GAGAGCCCAGCTCCGGCGCTGCCTGGAGCAGCTGAAGCAGCAGGTGCCGGTGGGCACGGAGCGTGCCCGCTCCACCACGCTGAGCCTCCTGCACCATGCACGGCTCCACATCCAG aggctggaggagcaggagctgagagctcgGAGGGTGAAGGACCGGCTGCGCTGTGAACAACAGAGCCTGCAACAGAGGCTGGAGCAACTGCTCTCGCCCCCCAGCAGTGAGCGCACGAGGGTGGACAGCCTGGGCTCATCCCAGCTCTCGGAGCACTCTGGCTCCGATGGAG AGGAGGTCGAGATCGATGTGGATGGAGCCGTGTTCGGCGGGGACCTACTGGCCAGCTTCAGCACCGGGAGGGACCACAGCTACTCCAGCCCCCGTGGGCCCTGGTCCTGA
- the PRELID1 gene encoding PRELI domain-containing protein 1, mitochondrial isoform X2 has protein sequence MGKYCASLGVLKGPWDQVFAAFWQRYPNPYSKHVLTEDIVHREVTPDQKLLSRRLLTKTNRMPRWAERFFPANVAHSVYILEDSIVDPKNRTMTTFTWNINHARLMVVEERCVYQVNPENSNWTEVKREAWVSSSLFGVSRAVQEFGLARFKSNVTKSTKGFEYVLARMQGEAPSKTLVETAKEATEKAKETALAATEKAKDLASKAATKKKHYV, from the exons atGGGGAAGTACTGCGCCAGCCTGGGCGTCCTCAAGGGGCCCTGGGACCAGGTCTTCGCCGCCTTCTGGCAGCGCTACCCCAACCCCTACAg CAAACATGTCCTGACCGAAGACATCGTGCACCGGGAAGTGACGCCGGACCAGAAGCTGCTCTCCCGGCGGCTCCTGACCAAGACCAACAGGATGCCGCGCTGGGCAGAGCGCTTCTTCCCCGCCAACGTGGCCCACTCCGTCTACATCCTGGAGGACTCTATCGTGGACCCCAAGAACCGAACCATGACCACATTCACCTGGAACATCAATCACGCACGTCTCATG GTGGTGGAGGAGCGGTGTGTTTACCAGGTGAACCCGGAGAACAGCAACTGGACCGAGGTCAAGCGAGAAGCCTGGGTTTCCTCCAGCCTCTTTGGTGTCTCGCGGGCTGTCCAG GAGTTTGGTCTGGCCAGGTTCAAAAGCAACGTGACCAAGAGCACTAAGGGATTTGAATACGTACTAGCAAGAATGCAAG GAGAAGCTCCATCCAAAACACTAGTGGAGACAGCCAAGGAAGCGACCGAGAAAGCCAAGGAGACAGCGCTAGCTGCTACGGAAAAAGCCAAGGACTTGGCCAGTAAGGCAGCCACCAAGAAGAAGCACTACGTGTGA
- the RAB24 gene encoding ras-related protein Rab-24: MSGRRVDAKVVLLGQESVGKSSLVERYVHRRFRPGPYQNTIGAAFVAKVMPVGDQTVTLGIWDTAGSERYEAMSRIYYRGARAAIVCYDLTDSSSFQRAKFWVNELQNFEENCRIYLCGTKSDLLEEDRRKRGVDFHDVQDYADEIKAELFETSSKTGQSVDELFQKVAEDFVHFTAFQVMTEEKGIDLGQRSGTYLYNCCHH; this comes from the exons ATGAGCGGGCGGCGCGTGGACGCCAAGGTggtgctgctggggcaggagagCGTGGGCAAGAGCAGCCTGGTGGAGCGCTACGTGCACCGCCGCTTCCGCCCCGGGCCCTACCAGAAC ACCATCGGGGCGGCCTTTGTGGCCAAGGTGATGCCCGTGGGGGACCAGACCGTGACCTTGGGGATCTGG GACACGGCTGGCTCCGAGAGGTACGAGGCCATGAGCCGGATCTACTACCGTGGGGCGCGAGCAGCCATCGTGTGCTACG ATCTCACCGACAGCAGCAGTTTCCAGCGAGCCAAATTCTGGGTGAACGAGCTGCAGAACTTCGAGGAG AACTGCCGGATCTACCTGTGTGGCACCAAGAGCGACCTGCTGGAAGAGGACAGGAGGAAGCGGGGAGTTGACTTCCACGACGTGCAGGACTATGCGGACG AGATCAAAGCAGAGCTGTTCGAAACCTCCAGTAAGACGGGCCAGAGCGTTG ACGAGCTGTTCCAGAAGGTGGCCGAGGACTTTGTACACTTCACTGCCTTCCAGGTGATGACAG AGGAGAAAGGCATTGACCTGGGCCAGAGGAGCGGTACCTACTTGTACAACTGCTGCCACCACTGA
- the PRELID1 gene encoding PRELI domain-containing protein 1, mitochondrial isoform X1, whose translation MGKYCASLGVLKGPWDQVFAAFWQRYPNPYSKHVLTEDIVHREVTPDQKLLSRRLLTKTNRMPRWAERFFPANVAHSVYILEDSIVDPKNRTMTTFTWNINHARLMVVEERCVYQVNPENSNWTEVKREAWVSSSLFGVSRAVQEFGLARFKSNVTKSTKGFEYVLARMQVNDLGVTGEAPSKTLVETAKEATEKAKETALAATEKAKDLASKAATKKKHYV comes from the exons atGGGGAAGTACTGCGCCAGCCTGGGCGTCCTCAAGGGGCCCTGGGACCAGGTCTTCGCCGCCTTCTGGCAGCGCTACCCCAACCCCTACAg CAAACATGTCCTGACCGAAGACATCGTGCACCGGGAAGTGACGCCGGACCAGAAGCTGCTCTCCCGGCGGCTCCTGACCAAGACCAACAGGATGCCGCGCTGGGCAGAGCGCTTCTTCCCCGCCAACGTGGCCCACTCCGTCTACATCCTGGAGGACTCTATCGTGGACCCCAAGAACCGAACCATGACCACATTCACCTGGAACATCAATCACGCACGTCTCATG GTGGTGGAGGAGCGGTGTGTTTACCAGGTGAACCCGGAGAACAGCAACTGGACCGAGGTCAAGCGAGAAGCCTGGGTTTCCTCCAGCCTCTTTGGTGTCTCGCGGGCTGTCCAG GAGTTTGGTCTGGCCAGGTTCAAAAGCAACGTGACCAAGAGCACTAAGGGATTTGAATACGTACTAGCAAGAATGCAAG TTAACGACTTGGGTGTTACAGGAGAAGCTCCATCCAAAACACTAGTGGAGACAGCCAAGGAAGCGACCGAGAAAGCCAAGGAGACAGCGCTAGCTGCTACGGAAAAAGCCAAGGACTTGGCCAGTAAGGCAGCCACCAAGAAGAAGCACTACGTGTGA